In one window of Bdellovibrio bacteriovorus W DNA:
- a CDS encoding putative universal stress protein (COG0589 Universal stress protein UspA and related nucleotide-binding proteins), producing the protein MKALWAYEPFHQDNKNLQNMHRLLTSLTGSAAHIEIAFIATHTEPSLRLAFDISPKERFSTYPQEIIEEQLQDAKLKFDRNKIHVFDEASSSNTKTAKTLIKSAHKLNADLIALFTHARKGYKRLMLGSFAETLIHLSPQDILILPPTTSSPTLLKTMLFASDFERTTTKDIEHILSICKSLKANLVVFHHANISYKEPSQESSPKSSAYRRKVNEMKSWIEITSKKSKVSCEVLVKSDFKSVTEHIKSIVKTKKCDLIFVRAKASAKKTLMGGSITRAVVRESTLPVYILKN; encoded by the coding sequence ATGAAAGCACTTTGGGCCTATGAGCCGTTCCATCAAGACAATAAGAACTTACAAAACATGCACCGGCTTTTGACGTCGCTCACTGGCAGCGCCGCCCATATTGAAATTGCTTTCATTGCGACACACACAGAGCCCTCTTTACGTCTAGCATTTGATATCTCTCCCAAAGAACGCTTCTCTACCTATCCTCAGGAGATCATTGAGGAGCAGCTACAGGACGCGAAATTAAAATTCGATAGAAACAAGATTCACGTCTTTGATGAGGCCTCTTCTTCAAATACGAAAACTGCAAAGACTCTGATAAAATCAGCTCACAAATTAAATGCGGACCTTATTGCCCTCTTCACTCATGCTCGGAAGGGATACAAGAGACTGATGCTTGGAAGCTTCGCCGAGACGCTTATCCACCTCAGTCCACAAGATATTCTAATTCTTCCTCCAACAACCTCTTCGCCAACTCTCTTAAAAACAATGCTATTTGCATCTGATTTTGAAAGAACTACGACAAAAGATATCGAACACATTCTTTCAATTTGTAAGAGCTTAAAAGCAAATCTGGTTGTCTTTCACCATGCAAATATTAGCTACAAGGAGCCTTCCCAAGAATCATCTCCGAAGTCTTCTGCCTACCGACGCAAAGTGAATGAAATGAAGTCATGGATTGAAATCACCTCTAAAAAAAGTAAAGTTTCCTGCGAAGTTCTCGTCAAGTCGGACTTTAAATCCGTAACAGAACATATAAAGTCCATCGTCAAAACTAAGAAATGTGATTTGATTTTTGTGCGTGCTAAAGCTAGCGCAAAGAAAA
- a CDS encoding Dienelactone hydrolase (COG0412 Dienelactone hydrolase and related enzymes): MSDQMNIDPQVYKLYDEFCHSNMSRRDFLARAATLSVIGSVSATAMAQALLPNYAFAQEVNPKDERIVSEYVTYDSPGGNSGKIKGLLVRPAGKGPFPAVLVVHENRGLNPYIEDVARRLAVAGFIALAPDALSAVGGYPGDDEEGKVMQAKLDQNKIQTDMQNGAYYLKNYSLSNSKLGAVGFCFGGGVVNELAVAMGSDLQAAVPFYGKAPKSEEVKKIKAKMLIHYAEKDDFFNSLKDAYEAALKKNNIDYKMYSYDGTQHGFHNYSTPRYNKEAASLAWERTIEFFKKTLS; encoded by the coding sequence GTGTCTGATCAAATGAATATCGATCCCCAAGTTTACAAACTCTATGATGAGTTTTGTCACTCCAACATGAGTCGTCGTGATTTTCTGGCTCGCGCAGCCACACTTTCAGTGATCGGAAGTGTTTCAGCGACAGCCATGGCACAGGCCCTACTCCCGAATTATGCCTTTGCCCAAGAAGTGAACCCCAAGGATGAACGCATCGTCTCTGAATATGTGACCTACGATTCCCCTGGAGGGAACTCTGGCAAAATAAAAGGCCTGCTTGTTCGACCTGCGGGCAAGGGTCCTTTTCCCGCTGTTTTAGTCGTGCACGAAAACCGGGGGCTCAATCCTTACATTGAAGATGTCGCGCGACGATTGGCGGTCGCAGGCTTCATTGCGCTTGCTCCAGATGCCTTGAGTGCTGTCGGTGGCTACCCTGGTGATGATGAAGAAGGCAAAGTGATGCAGGCAAAGCTTGATCAAAATAAGATCCAAACGGATATGCAAAACGGAGCCTATTATTTAAAAAACTATTCTCTTTCAAATAGCAAACTCGGAGCCGTGGGCTTTTGTTTTGGCGGAGGTGTCGTCAATGAACTCGCCGTTGCCATGGGTTCAGATCTTCAAGCAGCGGTTCCGTTTTATGGGAAAGCTCCAAAGTCAGAAGAGGTAAAAAAGATCAAAGCCAAGATGCTGATTCACTACGCCGAGAAAGATGACTTCTTCAACTCTCTTAAAGACGCCTACGAGGCTGCTTTAAAAAAGAATAACATCGACTATAAAATGTATTCTTATGATGGCACTCAGCACGGGTTTCATAACTACTCCACCCCTCGCTACAATAAAGAGGCTGCATCTCTAGCTTGGGAGAGAACAATTGAGTTCTTTAAGAAGACTCTCTCGTAA
- a CDS encoding hypothetical protein (COG0840 Methyl-accepting chemotaxis protein): MKDIIDSAVQGVKNRFLDPLPGTYTVFFLLLNWKTLIYLFSKEEVASKIVSIENVIFYPRIHISTQPLLSKLLFNSFSVAFVLTVFYFAIQKILSPVYEYLENIKVRNINIHTQASKRLTSIEDEINRLQNLYSNEFEKRNKADELSKAREETINSLNKHVKSLEETILIMQKEKITLERHKHPTEEDTPAESTSIYHQPIEDYALTFSIPAKQAYQIYVQYLFKLIESLETLRPHSKSIKFAKDCLEKFNHGNDEETTLLNHAISTLGAEFNNSNFGKESREIIIDFIKTAEKIISFHK, translated from the coding sequence ATGAAAGACATAATAGATTCCGCAGTCCAAGGCGTTAAAAACCGATTCCTAGATCCGCTTCCTGGAACTTATACTGTTTTTTTTCTACTACTGAACTGGAAAACATTAATTTATCTCTTCTCCAAAGAAGAAGTAGCGAGCAAAATCGTTTCGATTGAGAATGTCATTTTTTATCCCCGCATTCATATTTCAACTCAGCCTTTACTATCTAAGCTTCTCTTCAACTCCTTCTCTGTTGCTTTTGTTTTAACCGTTTTTTACTTTGCAATTCAGAAAATACTTTCACCTGTCTATGAATATCTCGAGAATATTAAAGTTCGAAATATAAATATCCACACCCAAGCTAGCAAAAGACTTACTTCCATAGAAGATGAGATAAATCGCCTACAAAACTTATATAGCAACGAATTTGAAAAACGAAACAAAGCTGACGAACTCTCTAAGGCGAGAGAGGAAACTATTAACTCGTTGAATAAGCATGTAAAATCGTTAGAAGAAACCATCCTAATAATGCAAAAAGAAAAAATAACTTTAGAAAGACATAAGCATCCTACAGAAGAAGACACTCCTGCCGAGTCGACATCTATTTACCATCAACCGATAGAGGACTATGCATTGACGTTCTCGATCCCCGCCAAACAAGCTTACCAAATATATGTTCAATATCTATTTAAACTAATAGAGAGTTTGGAGACTCTCCGCCCACATAGTAAATCAATAAAATTTGCAAAAGATTGCTTAGAAAAATTTAACCATGGAAATGATGAGGAGACAACCCTTCTAAACCACGCCATCTCAACTTTAGGGGCAGAATTTAATAATTCAAACTTTGGAAAAGAATCTCGAGAAATAATTATTGATTTTATAAAGACGGCCGAAAAGATTATTAGCTTCCATAAATAA
- a CDS encoding hypothetical protein (COG0727 Predicted Fe-S-cluster oxidoreductase) — MNPVEIVKKTFEEIKPLSSEMQLERVRKIIDLRMSAQRKPASAPLSCKEGCSQCCSLPVDISPSEAAILAGLVRNDSDKINRLKTQRNSKSTWSNLNSQSRKCIFLNDRNLCSIYSDRPLLCRMMRVTTDPNFCSSLDPMIQKQIVYDREVFADLVFGEFKELQSHDLMANLVLQSLGL, encoded by the coding sequence ATGAATCCTGTAGAAATAGTTAAAAAAACTTTTGAAGAAATTAAACCACTTAGTTCTGAGATGCAGTTAGAAAGAGTCAGAAAGATTATAGATCTTCGAATGAGCGCCCAGAGAAAACCGGCTTCTGCGCCTTTGTCATGTAAAGAAGGCTGTTCACAATGCTGTTCGCTGCCTGTCGATATTTCTCCAAGTGAAGCCGCAATACTTGCTGGTCTTGTCAGAAATGATTCTGACAAAATAAACCGCCTCAAAACTCAACGTAACTCAAAATCTACGTGGAGCAACTTGAATTCCCAGAGTAGGAAGTGCATTTTTCTCAATGATAGGAACTTGTGTTCCATTTATAGTGACCGGCCCCTCCTATGCAGAATGATGAGAGTTACAACCGATCCCAATTTCTGCTCATCTCTTGATCCAATGATTCAAAAGCAGATTGTATATGACAGAGAGGTGTTTGCTGATTTAGTCTTTGGCGAGTTTAAAGAGCTTCAAAGCCACGACCTAATGGCTAACTTAGTATTGCAGTCGCTTGGTTTGTAA
- a CDS encoding adenylosuccinate synthetase (COG0104 Adenylosuccinate synthase) → MAGIVVVGAQWGDEGKGKLIDVFAEKADMVVRYQGGANAGHTLVVNGKKTILHLVPSGILHDNTTCVIAPGVVIDLFAIRDEIKKLKDNGLIQNPKQLLIADTATIILPYHKALDAAREAALSDGKIGTTGKGIGPAYEDRASRRAVLFGDIFNADTLKEKLELALQEKNFMLKNYYKHEGFKLEDLMKDLLQLAEDLAPYRIKDASLLVNKALKSGKKVLFEGAQGTMLDILHGTYPFVTSSSTLASNACASAGVGPMGIQKVIGVFKAYATRVGSGPFPTELHDEIGQKIQTDGHEFGSTTGRSRRCGWIDLVALKYAIRVNGITNLAMMKVDVLTGHDRIGVCTAYKINGEIVTDLPTSPSDLENVEPVIEWLPGWKEDLTKIKSLSDLPRPTTGFIDYIGSQLATPIDVISVGPGREQTLWVKPLFNN, encoded by the coding sequence ATGGCAGGAATTGTAGTGGTCGGAGCTCAATGGGGCGACGAAGGTAAGGGTAAACTGATCGACGTTTTTGCGGAAAAAGCCGACATGGTTGTTCGCTATCAAGGCGGAGCCAATGCAGGCCACACTCTGGTAGTGAACGGCAAAAAAACGATTCTTCACTTGGTTCCTAGCGGAATCCTTCACGATAACACAACATGTGTGATCGCACCTGGAGTGGTCATTGATCTCTTCGCCATTCGCGATGAGATTAAAAAACTTAAAGACAACGGTCTGATTCAAAATCCAAAACAACTTCTCATCGCAGACACGGCGACAATCATTCTTCCCTACCATAAGGCTTTGGATGCAGCTCGTGAAGCCGCACTAAGCGATGGTAAGATTGGAACAACAGGTAAAGGCATCGGCCCTGCTTATGAAGACAGAGCCTCTCGCCGCGCTGTTTTGTTCGGCGATATTTTTAATGCCGACACTCTAAAAGAAAAATTAGAACTCGCTCTACAAGAAAAAAACTTCATGTTAAAAAATTACTACAAGCATGAAGGCTTTAAACTTGAAGATTTGATGAAAGATCTTTTGCAGCTTGCTGAAGACCTTGCTCCTTACAGAATTAAAGATGCTTCGTTACTTGTTAACAAAGCTCTAAAGTCTGGAAAGAAAGTTCTCTTTGAGGGCGCACAAGGAACAATGCTTGATATCCTTCATGGTACATATCCATTTGTCACAAGCTCTTCGACTCTAGCGTCGAATGCGTGTGCGAGTGCGGGCGTTGGCCCTATGGGTATTCAGAAAGTTATCGGCGTCTTTAAAGCGTATGCAACACGCGTAGGAAGTGGCCCTTTCCCGACTGAGCTTCATGATGAAATCGGTCAAAAGATTCAGACAGATGGTCACGAGTTCGGATCTACAACAGGTCGTTCGCGTCGCTGTGGTTGGATTGATCTTGTTGCTCTGAAATATGCAATCCGCGTGAATGGCATTACGAATCTTGCGATGATGAAAGTGGACGTTCTCACGGGTCACGATCGCATCGGCGTGTGCACGGCTTATAAAATCAACGGTGAAATCGTTACCGATCTTCCAACTTCTCCGAGTGATCTTGAGAATGTAGAACCAGTGATTGAATGGCTTCCAGGTTGGAAAGAAGATTTGACGAAAATTAAATCACTTTCAGATCTGCCGCGCCCGACGACAGGTTTTATTGACTACATTGGTTCACAATTAGCGACTCCGATTGATGTAATTTCAGTGGGACCGGGCCGCGAACAAACGCTATGGGTCAAGCCTTTGTTCAATAACTAA
- a CDS encoding phosphoglycerate dehydrogenase (COG0111 Phosphoglycerate dehydrogenase and related dehydrogenases), producing MKKIILLTDRFAQDSFLFLQQQSDLEIIRTGSPNNIPEELLAKAHGMIIRSRTVIDEKLLAQAKNLQVVITCTSGFDHIDLDATEKWGVTVMNTPTANIESASQLTWGLVLSCVNNIQQAHRMMKDGEWNREALLGIELSGRTYGVIGLGRIGKRVAQFAQAFGMNVIAFDPYQDDEVFEDLGITRHSYEEVLKSADIISFHVPKTAETDYMLNRSHFEYLQRGIVLINTSRGSVIKENDLCEALDKGWLRCVGLDVFEKEPLPRTSKLLNYPNVILTPHIGANTEDAFFKASQIAAGKLLAFFREGSTSDTLPPRAPWYGATPFKSE from the coding sequence ATGAAAAAAATAATCCTTCTGACGGATCGTTTTGCTCAAGATAGCTTTCTTTTTTTACAACAACAAAGCGATCTTGAAATCATTCGCACGGGGTCTCCGAACAATATCCCTGAGGAGCTTTTAGCCAAAGCTCACGGCATGATTATTCGCAGCCGAACAGTGATTGACGAAAAGCTTTTAGCGCAGGCCAAAAACCTTCAGGTAGTGATTACTTGTACCAGCGGCTTTGATCACATTGATCTTGATGCTACCGAAAAATGGGGCGTGACTGTTATGAACACCCCGACGGCGAATATCGAATCCGCCTCTCAGTTGACGTGGGGATTAGTATTAAGCTGCGTGAATAATATCCAACAAGCTCATCGCATGATGAAAGACGGAGAATGGAATCGCGAAGCTCTTTTAGGTATTGAACTTTCCGGCAGAACCTATGGAGTGATTGGCTTAGGTCGTATCGGCAAAAGAGTCGCGCAATTTGCGCAAGCTTTTGGGATGAACGTGATCGCCTTTGACCCCTATCAAGACGATGAAGTCTTTGAAGATCTTGGTATCACTCGTCACTCTTACGAAGAGGTTCTTAAGAGTGCTGACATCATAAGTTTTCACGTTCCGAAAACAGCAGAAACAGATTATATGCTGAATCGCTCGCATTTTGAGTACCTGCAGCGCGGAATTGTTCTGATCAACACTTCCCGTGGCTCTGTGATTAAAGAAAATGATTTATGCGAAGCCTTAGATAAAGGTTGGTTGCGCTGCGTAGGTTTAGACGTTTTTGAAAAAGAACCCCTGCCACGCACATCAAAACTTTTGAATTATCCGAATGTGATTTTAACGCCCCATATTGGAGCCAATACGGAAGATGCTTTCTTTAAAGCCTCTCAAATCGCCGCAGGAAAGCTTTTAGCGTTCTTTAGGGAGGGTTCGACGAGCGATACTCTTCCGCCACGTGCGCCATGGTACGGAGCAACTCCATTTAAATCTGAATAA
- a CDS encoding aspartate aminotransferase, putative (COG0075 Serine-pyruvate aminotransferase/archaeal aspartate aminotransferase): protein MNYSQDDYSLLAPGPVNLHPEVRKALSLPMIHHRTPEFDKIFKKVLTRIKPIFQTQEDVFLLSCTGSGGMEALLVNTLSSGDKVVSINTGKFGERWGEMAKVFGAEVIAVDVPWGEPVSVAEIEELLKKEPNIKAIFCQACETSTGVKNPIEELGKLIHHYPDTLFFVDAITALGAYPIKMDEWHIDGLVAGSQKAFMLPTGMAFVALSKKAWRFVDSATTPRFYFDLRKEKKANANGETFYSSNVSIIRALDVVLDLIDKQGLEGLFHDIHRRAEFTRLYAQRLGFTLYAKTPSDSVTALLVPPSMDGQKIRLYLEQEHNITIMGGQDQAKGKIIRIGHMGYIQDAELVKLIKCLGMTLHHFDPEAYSLEQVTTITQESKRHLELNP, encoded by the coding sequence ATGAACTACTCCCAAGATGACTATAGTTTGTTAGCCCCAGGCCCTGTAAACCTTCATCCTGAGGTGCGTAAAGCTCTGTCGCTCCCGATGATCCATCATCGCACGCCAGAATTTGATAAAATCTTTAAAAAAGTTTTGACACGAATCAAACCTATTTTTCAGACCCAAGAAGATGTTTTTTTACTCTCTTGCACTGGCTCTGGCGGAATGGAAGCTCTCCTCGTCAACACACTCTCTTCTGGCGACAAAGTCGTTTCTATCAACACTGGAAAATTCGGCGAGCGCTGGGGTGAAATGGCCAAAGTTTTTGGCGCCGAAGTTATCGCTGTCGATGTCCCTTGGGGCGAACCTGTTTCTGTAGCAGAAATCGAAGAACTTCTTAAAAAAGAACCGAATATTAAGGCCATCTTCTGCCAAGCTTGCGAAACAAGCACAGGCGTTAAAAATCCTATCGAAGAATTAGGTAAACTTATTCACCACTACCCTGACACTTTGTTCTTTGTCGATGCCATCACCGCACTCGGCGCTTACCCGATCAAAATGGATGAGTGGCATATTGATGGCCTAGTCGCAGGTTCGCAAAAAGCCTTTATGCTTCCAACAGGAATGGCCTTTGTGGCTCTTTCAAAAAAAGCTTGGCGCTTCGTCGACTCGGCCACAACACCGAGATTTTATTTTGATTTGCGCAAAGAGAAAAAAGCCAACGCCAATGGTGAAACTTTTTACTCTTCAAATGTTTCTATCATTCGCGCCTTGGACGTAGTTTTAGATCTCATCGACAAGCAGGGCCTTGAAGGTCTTTTCCATGACATTCATCGCAGAGCGGAGTTCACACGTCTCTACGCACAGAGACTAGGTTTTACTCTCTATGCAAAAACTCCTAGTGACTCTGTCACAGCGCTCTTAGTGCCACCTTCAATGGATGGACAGAAGATCCGTCTTTATCTTGAGCAAGAGCACAATATCACAATCATGGGCGGTCAAGACCAAGCTAAGGGAAAGATTATTCGCATCGGACACATGGGATATATTCAAGACGCGGAGCTTGTGAAACTCATTAAGTGCCTAGGCATGACTCTGCACCACTTCGATCCTGAAGCTTACTCCCTTGAACAAGTGACTACCATCACTCAAGAAAGCAAACGCCACTTGGAGCTAAATCCATGA
- a CDS encoding DNA polymerase III, delta subunit (COG1466 DNA polymerase III, delta subunit): MAMIDAQKFYKDLERGQLAPLYFLFGEEPYLLNQSVERFKYAVLTEGAIDFNYSLFYASDADVGVVRDAVETLPMMAPRRLIVLKEAQELSDKEWAELEAIIAEPVDSSVFVILASRIDKRKKQIRQLLENADCVEFKKPYENQVPSWINYIAQTLGLTISTEAIHLLHKLVGHHLTEIESELKKLGDFTGGQRRIEMADVAQAVSRSKEENVFDFTKAIGQNDRVKALEHLVHLLDQGQNEIGIVSLVARHVRILLSVKKGMDEGLHGAKLAHYAQIPPYFLENYIEQARLWNARKLEQTLVVLSETDKALKSSPLSSHIWLENMVLKTCSAHPAL; encoded by the coding sequence ATGGCGATGATAGATGCTCAAAAATTCTACAAGGATCTTGAAAGAGGTCAGCTTGCGCCATTGTACTTCCTGTTCGGTGAAGAACCGTATTTACTCAACCAGTCCGTAGAACGTTTTAAGTACGCTGTCCTTACCGAAGGCGCGATCGACTTCAACTATAGCTTGTTTTATGCAAGTGATGCTGATGTCGGAGTTGTGCGTGACGCGGTAGAAACTCTGCCGATGATGGCTCCACGCCGATTGATTGTTCTGAAGGAAGCGCAAGAGCTTTCCGATAAAGAGTGGGCCGAGCTGGAAGCAATCATAGCAGAGCCTGTTGATTCTTCAGTTTTCGTGATCCTAGCTTCGCGTATTGATAAGCGTAAAAAACAAATTCGCCAGCTTTTAGAAAATGCCGACTGCGTAGAGTTTAAAAAGCCTTATGAAAACCAAGTGCCTTCTTGGATTAATTATATCGCGCAAACTTTAGGGCTCACTATCAGCACAGAGGCGATTCACTTGCTCCATAAGTTAGTCGGTCATCACCTGACAGAGATTGAGTCTGAATTAAAAAAACTGGGTGACTTCACAGGTGGGCAAAGACGTATTGAAATGGCCGATGTGGCGCAAGCCGTGTCACGCTCTAAAGAAGAAAACGTTTTCGACTTTACAAAAGCCATTGGTCAAAATGATCGCGTGAAGGCGCTCGAGCACTTGGTTCATCTTTTGGATCAAGGGCAAAATGAAATCGGTATTGTTTCTTTAGTCGCTCGTCACGTGCGTATTCTTCTCAGTGTGAAGAAGGGAATGGATGAAGGGCTGCATGGAGCAAAGCTTGCTCACTATGCTCAGATCCCTCCGTATTTCCTAGAGAACTATATTGAGCAGGCAAGGCTTTGGAATGCACGCAAGCTTGAGCAGACTCTGGTTGTGCTTTCAGAAACGGATAAGGCACTGAAGTCTTCACCTCTATCAAGTCATATCTGGCTTGAAAACATGGTTCTTAAAACCTGTTCTGCACATCCAGCTTTATAG